The DNA segment TATGTACTGCAAATACAGTGTACATTATTGGTTTGATCAACATAAAGTGATgcttctttcaaaaattaaaattttttaatgtaccCATATTCTTCTGTTTGGTTTCGAGTTTCTATACTAAATGCATGAAACCTAAATCCTATACAAAATTACTGGGATTTAACAATACAAGgctctagctaattttaattttaaacttggGAATATTTTCATGTCTGCCTCAAACAAATGCCTACAGGCATTTTACAGCTGAACCAGATATGCTGTCCTTCATAATACGATTGTTTTCAGATGATGGAATGAAACCAATTCCGAACCAGAGAACTACAGAAAACAGCACAGCTGATTATCAAGTGAACATGGTTATGTACTGCCTAATATTCttgaagctttcaaagaattttaccacaaaatatttcaataaaatatagtATCCTCATAACCAACATCTAAAACATAGTATCCTCATAACCAACATCTAATTTTCAAAACCAATGATAAATCATCAATTTCCTTattatattagaataaatcatCATTTTCCTTATTATATTAGAAGAGTCTGAAATTTGCTCCTGAGACAGAATCCTCACTGTTATCTGCAGAGTCTGAACCAAAGAGTGAGAAGACTCCCCTTGAGGTGCTGCTTCTATCTTCAGTATGTGTGGAGCTTCCACCAAAGTCAAATGAGAAGAAATTGCTACTCTCTTCTTGCTGGGATATGGAATCACCAAACAATGAGAAACCAATGCCAGATGTTCCTTTATCTGATTCGCTTTCCTCTGCAAATTGTTAaagaattacaaataataaagatatgaaacaTTACAAATTTCATCATCCTCATAAACATCTTTAGGTCAGCTATTTTCTTTATGAAGTTAACACATGAAATGAGTTCTTTTCAACTACCCCCTTCTCTAGGAGTTTCTGTGCACTGCTACAGGTCTTGGTACAGCAGGAAGCATTTGAATATTTCACCTATGACATTTGAAAGAACCTAAGTTAAAACTGTTTACTCAACATTCAACTCATGaacttttgtaataatttctaCCTACATTTTCTCTTGAAGCATACTGGAATATCATCTGGTCATTCAACACATGTAACAATTTCCCATCTTATTTATAATGAGCAAAATACAGAATGATGATTGTTATATGGGCATTTCCCAACTAAGCATGAAAATAAGCTAATAAGAAACTTCTACAAATCAAAAACTTTACATTTCATGAATTAAGGGTCATATCCTAAAGTCTGCAAGGATTACCTACCTAATATGTGCTTCTGTTCCTTTACTGGCTCATTGAATTACTGTACATATCTTAATTAAAAGCAATCAAAACTAATCACCAAAATGctttacagaagaaaaattcacaaaaacttacGAGACTGCCCAGGCATGTCCAGGGGTCCAAGACTCTTGCTTCCAAAGATATTGTCTGGTTCACTactaaataaaggagaaaaagcaTTATCTATTGTACTATATCCTGAATAAACTGTGCTCGGCATATTCAGAGCCAAAGAATCACCAGATGGCAAAGACTTATTTTCCATCTGTTTAGTACTTGAATTATCTAGCTTGGGAGTGCTGCATAAGTCTGGACCTTTAAAAGCCAATTGTTGAGAAATCTGAGATTGACTGATAGGTGCTGGAACAACTGAGCTTCCACTTGTAGATGAAGTTGATGTCAATGGGCCAGCCAATGATGGACTTTCAGAATACTTTAGGAAATCTGTTAGTTTATCCACCTGGATTGGAGCATTCACGTTACACTGCACTTCCCTAGCCTTAGAGGGAGTAACTGAAGTAGTCTGAGCAGGACTtatctgaaaataacaaaaaaaaaacaaaaaaaaaacaaaagacagatgTATCCCTACATGACATATCCATTTCCaccaaaatacagttttcaaATTAAAACTTGATCATAAAAAGGTATTCGTGCTTTGGACAAACCACTGTCTTACTTAGCTTCCATGACTTGGTTTGAGGATAATTGGATTCTCTGGACTTACTGCAAGTACAGTATACTTGACTTATCGTATGTTACAGGTATCTAAGCACTGACTGTCATGAACTTGCTTGCCGTTACTCGAGAAAGTAAAAACCATAGAAATCTTACTGATCTtgatcaatattttctttattttagccttttttaTGGTCATCTTTGTATGatctgaatttttgtcacttttctatattttctggATATTTGCATCTTTTAATACATATGATGTCTTCATGCTTCCTCATAGCCATactctttctattattattgttaaaatagtttaatcagaccactgagcttattaacagctctcatagggctggctcaaagggttaaaatgaaatggagtacctgGTCTAAGCCAtagtcaagcactgggactaaatgatgaatgaatactgaagttttaaaaatatacgAAAAGGCAAAAGCTTCCACACATATACTAAAGTTTCCAtctccacaataaaaaaaataaataaataaagctgagtgtaacaataaaaatcagaatttaatatttttaaagttcagACTTTTTGATTGATTGATCATTAGTTGCCCCgtgggcttttgtattttcataaacaactttttatactttatcaattaatttacatttcctcatgaTTATTAAAATTGGGGTAATTGAAAACTTTGCAGACTGATGAAATTTTGCAAATCAATCCATTTCCAAAATggataattaaaatgattattaaaattGGGGTAATTGAAAACTTTGCAGACTCGATAAAATTTTGCAAATCAATCCATTTCCAAAAATTAATAACTGATgatggttatattttggacattatCATCACTTTGAATTCTTAGCATTCAGGAACTGGTTTATATAGGCTGCTCACCAAGTGTCCGTGTGTAAGATGAATACTGTATTGCCTATTCAGAGACATGTTGGAATTACTTgcgtctctctctttggtatgatgaactccattttttactccaggttttatttgctcCAACTTATTATTtacaggttcttcattccatttaatttgccatttgtctaTAATAACacctaattttatattatataatcatttagAGGGGTACTTACATTTGATCTCGTCATATGggttgcttctttagctgctttgtcagcctgttcatttcccttaattcctatatgggcagggatccaatatatttctatatttttcccattattataaaatgtatggagtaataactttgtttgttgtacgatattatttttggtttataattCTGAATGCCTTCTATGGTGCTTCCAGACTTgctaaaaatcatgaaattaatatatgacCTTTAATTGACTGAcagattgattatgaaatttaggtcttgaagacccagcgccggaacccatcaggattattcagcgccataatgaaggtgaaatgtggagttttcataataaaactaatactgtaatacttacctgaacacctgaattcgcccttaaccccactagcctgaacaactttcaattaccaatcccacaattgtaaattttaacagccagcgttaccaacgctgcaggtaaaatctttgtcacttgagctaccataacatacggttggcaacgctgacacaggtgtgcgccgacactcccacttttgccaattgctttattcaaggtcaattGATgtgggaaaggagggtgggaatcattcaggtgttcaggtaagtattacaatatcagttttattatgaaaattttcatattgcaatacattCCCTATCACCTGAATTTGCccaattaacaacatttagaggaggagggatcaattctattgcgtgccttttgacaaccgcagagatggtagctgaccaatctgctctgcataaaatagctgtttagtcatacactcaccatatcaatcaatactttcagtgaagagacatgttggagagtactttgatcaacAGTCAGATCAGTACTCTTGGTCCgtcaacctcccatgtggctcttcagaacctctcatgtatggaggagaatgaggcagagtgcAGAGCCGCTGTCCCTCTGGGAGAACCATCTAAGTTTGTGGCACGCCTCttttacaaccgcagagatggcagctaactgatctgctctgcatagtacagtatatctatttagttatacactcaccttatcaatcgatgcttttggtgatgagacatgcttgagagtactttgatcgcccgTCAGGTCCGTAATGTCTCAGTCCATTGACCttccatgtggttcttcagaacctctcaagCATGGAGGAGtacgacgaacctcccatgtggctattcagagcctctcatgtgtGGAGGGCAATGTAGCATTGTGCCGAGAcgctgatcctccggataaggccCGACGAtcgaagaagtatctcagcgccgatgaaatagcctagcctactagagaacccccttggactctcgtagggaaactatcaaagactaagatacttaaaatgtactaaacctaaattcatgtgattatactatcactgttgcctaagaattctagagactaaaaggaattcctcaaTCTgattaacctaagaatctcctcactaagtgaataccacctcagctaaatgaacgcaccctagataatagacttcgccgctacacgtggactaagagaataaccctccgaacctccacactaagcgaataccacctcgctaaatgaacgcaccctagataatagacttcgccactatacgtggactaagagaataaccctccgaacctccacactaagcgaataccacctcggctaaatgaacgcaccctcgATAGTAGTAGACTTTGCCGCTACACACTATGAGGCGAATCGAACTTCTACCAAGTAAAGGAAGTAAACAttgagacggacttccaagtaccggcctccagaatagaaggcactgaataattcctgggaaaggaagatgaagtggacatactctgaATACGTGCAGTcggggaaatacagagctgaagacaaCGAAGAACAACCCTGAGCAGCCTGGAAAATCACCTCCCTCTGAAAGTAGCTAATcacattctttgacagcggatgGGAAGGATTCCGTGGAGAGACAAGACGTATATGCGGAAGCGGACGGAGTTTTCCAGCCTTTGATAAATAAGACTTTAATGCTCGCACCGGACATAAAGATATCTGTTGGATCGCTggtaatgaacacttgcagataaagaactttaaacgaacgaggcagaATTTTAACCTCCAACTCTGTCTTCGCCGCAAAttccggaagacagacaaatatgtatcatttctcgcataggaacccaacctagaaactgcctaaAGCTCGCTcaaccctttagctgaagctcaagccgtaagaaaaagcaacttcttagtcagtgtcttaacgttatagcttcaatgggttcaaaggcaggggaaagcacgaaaaatattgaagtactcAACAAGTCCCACGGAGGGGCCTGAGTCGGCAAGACAGGGTGTTCAatgttcaatcttaaaagaacgtaataaatcatcgattatcttactactagagaTTTCAGGAAGGTAGAAACTAATTGTACTACTAATCGTTGAGCGGTAGTTAGCAATAGCTGAatacgaaagacccttgactttccgaaggaataaaagaaaatcagctattttagctatggaaggtctagagatggaatgaccttccttacgacactaacttctataccttgtccagctgaacctggtaagacttacgggttgactttctcaagctaaaagaaagctgtctagacaCAGCTTTAGGAAGTCTGGACTGTCTAGCGGCTCTCTCTACAGTCgccctgcaactaggtacagCACGCGAAGGTTTGGACAATAATAGTGAGAATGCGGTTGTCTGAGAAGAGGTTTCGCATGGGTAGGGACAACAGAACTTCCAtagggagctctaggagttctgGACACCAAGCGTGTTATGGCGAGCAGGGAGCTATCAGTCAcagacgtcttgacactctcccacaatttccttattacctgatgaatgagaccggatggaggaaaggcatacacctgcatgtgattccaatttgtaacaTCACATCGGTGCCTACTGACATGGGAACCAccattggtgagaaataaaccggaagacgatggtttaatcacgtcgcgaataagtccacagttgctgcCCACTTCcagagaacctgacatattacttccagagccaaagtccactctctcCCTCAATACCTAATGGGAGCGACTTAGCGAATCGGCCAGTACGTTGAGACTCCCTGATATAAACTGCGGAAGAAGAGGCACTTTTTGTTCTTtgcaccctctcaggactctctgtgctatagtattgagttcCATTGAGCCTGTTTCCCCCCCCCACaagttctcagatacgacacggcaattCCGCTGTcactaaacatagccactactctgttgcgcactaggactgaaaacaactgagggcttcctttacagccttgattttcttgaagatttattgactcctcttgTTCCTGAACCCCCCTGAAGGCCCgaggcctgggtttcctccaaggttgttccccaaccttgatctgaggcatctgtgtacagatggacatcgggaagaggggagtcaaTAGACCTTCCCGGTGTCAGATGTACTTCTGACCACAACagacgatccaacaggcaagaatcacTTCCAACTATAGCTGTGTTCTTGTTGCGGAAGTCCTatcgattcctgagacatacctgaagagagcgcATTCAGAgtcgagaccctggaattaaaagagagagggagacattCTCTCTAAAAGGCTTCTCCAAACTGGTACCAGCCATTCCCTGCTGGACAGGAACCCTTCTACCTCCTGAAGGAccaactggatcctctccagggttgtgaaaaccctcaaaggaagagagagaatcctcctacctgaataggttaaaaattccataagaattcccttgctcttactagctcctctagagaggaggcaaggcCCAACCAATTGTCTAGATACCTCAACATTCTGTACCCTCGACGATGCACAATTGCCGatactggagacatgagttagaagcaatcatgttcgtcatactggctatgtcatcatccttgaacaagaattagctaaggctaatggtgttctaagcaatccctcttatgaacgtccggatactgagggggaagatgaccaagatagaaattttgactttcctgctccaaacgttgtagacgaagccaaagcatttgcctggtgagccagacccctcaagataaatttattaggctgcaaaCAGCCACAGATCCGAATgggacatagccgtcactctttTAGAACccccattacagtaaacctgacagcatccagagagagtgcataagagcctcagtctgattg comes from the Macrobrachium rosenbergii isolate ZJJX-2024 chromosome 3, ASM4041242v1, whole genome shotgun sequence genome and includes:
- the LOC136826056 gene encoding mucin-21-like isoform X1, whose amino-acid sequence is MENSTPRAEAQGSTKISVSDSKGQPTEVSEDSIGQPMTSLASSQGFIVNCNCQVESIANDSTVSIISPAQTTSVTPSKAREVQCNVNAPIQVDKLTDFLKYSESPSLAGPLTSTSSTSGSSVVPAPISQSQISQQLAFKGPDLCSTPKLDNSSTKQMENKSLPSGDSLALNMPSTVYSGYSTIDNAFSPLFSSEPDNIFGSKSLGPLDMPGQSQESESDKGTSGIGFSLFGDSISQQEESSNFFSFDFGGSSTHTEDRSSTSRGVFSLFGSDSADNSEDSVSGANFRLF
- the LOC136826056 gene encoding mucin-21-like isoform X2 — its product is MENSTPRAEAQGSTKISVSDSKGQPTEVSEDSIGQISPAQTTSVTPSKAREVQCNVNAPIQVDKLTDFLKYSESPSLAGPLTSTSSTSGSSVVPAPISQSQISQQLAFKGPDLCSTPKLDNSSTKQMENKSLPSGDSLALNMPSTVYSGYSTIDNAFSPLFSSEPDNIFGSKSLGPLDMPGQSQESESDKGTSGIGFSLFGDSISQQEESSNFFSFDFGGSSTHTEDRSSTSRGVFSLFGSDSADNSEDSVSGANFRLF